A portion of the Sulfurospirillum diekertiae genome contains these proteins:
- a CDS encoding NuoI/complex I 23 kDa subunit family protein encodes MGIKIVTRHGNTFKEKLYIPAIFGGMKTTLSHFITNLSDHPKIQTINYPEELPHDISERYRGVHRLTKRDDGSVRCVACFMCATACPAECIFIEAEERTDGVDEKMPKRFDIDLLECVFCGACVEACPCDAIRMDSGIFSFIGKKREEFVLTKEQLLANVEKKQ; translated from the coding sequence ATGGGCATCAAAATCGTTACACGCCACGGCAATACGTTTAAAGAGAAGCTGTATATCCCTGCCATTTTTGGTGGTATGAAAACAACCCTTTCACATTTTATTACCAACTTAAGTGATCATCCAAAGATTCAAACCATCAACTACCCTGAAGAGCTACCGCATGACATTAGCGAGCGCTATCGTGGGGTGCATCGCCTAACCAAACGAGACGATGGCAGTGTGCGCTGTGTTGCCTGTTTTATGTGTGCAACAGCGTGCCCTGCAGAGTGTATTTTTATTGAAGCGGAAGAGCGAACAGATGGCGTCGATGAGAAGATGCCCAAACGCTTTGATATTGACCTTTTAGAATGCGTCTTTTGCGGCGCATGTGTGGAAGCGTGCCCGTGTGATGCGATTCGTATGGACAGTGGTATCTTTAGTTTTATTGGCAAAAAACGCGAAGAGTTTGTACTGACCAAAGAGCAACTTTTAGCCAATGTGGAGAAAAAGCAATGA
- the nuoL gene encoding NADH-quinone oxidoreductase subunit L codes for MSLLLALIVLIPLLSSVLIGFLYLYSITQKRLANLWFTLPALLAPCASFVLGVVSFLSVAKDDVALHFQPYLWLGVGGHNIYMGFLGDKLSLFMVLFITFVGWLIHLYATSYMREDEGYGKFFFYFNLFLSSMLLLVLADGPLIMFIGWEGVGLCSYLLISFYFLDNSNVVAGNKAFIVNRVGDLGFLIGLAILFFYCGEAGFDYASIADKVATMPVWLLQVVGIALFIGAMGKSAQIPLYVWLPDAMAGPTPVSALIHAATMVTAGVYMVARFSFLYELIPHVGLFIAYIGAFSALFAAVIATKQSDIKKILAYSTMSQLGYMFIAVGLGAYSSALFHVFTHAFFKALLFMGAGAVIIALHHEQNIFKMGGMKRVTPVVYITMLMATLAISGIPPFAGFFSKDEILLTAFASGEYLIWGIAVCSAVLTAYYMFRLFFVVFEGKNALHVNHPHDVSWVMKAPLVVLAFGSLFAGFMGLPSLLGGSHLIGMWLGEWGSRALHVSHETEWMLLGLNIAVSLLGIGIAYKKFRFYDLSKHKEATQGIVYNKFYVDELYNLLFVRSIQKLSEFIAVNLDVNLVDRFIMGLSHGFIKLGNVVGVVQNANVRFYALIMMLGISAASCYLIFTLG; via the coding sequence ATGAGTCTTTTGCTTGCACTAATCGTTCTTATTCCTTTGCTCTCTTCGGTGCTGATTGGTTTTTTATACCTCTATTCCATTACACAAAAGAGACTTGCTAACCTTTGGTTTACCCTTCCTGCGCTGTTAGCGCCGTGTGCAAGTTTTGTTTTGGGTGTAGTTTCCTTTCTGTCTGTTGCTAAGGACGATGTTGCACTCCATTTTCAACCCTATTTGTGGTTAGGTGTGGGTGGACATAATATCTATATGGGATTTTTAGGCGATAAACTTTCACTCTTTATGGTACTTTTTATTACGTTTGTGGGTTGGTTGATTCATCTTTACGCGACATCGTATATGCGTGAAGATGAGGGCTATGGTAAATTTTTCTTTTACTTCAATCTTTTTCTAAGCTCGATGCTTCTGCTTGTCCTTGCCGATGGTCCTCTCATTATGTTTATTGGGTGGGAAGGGGTAGGCCTTTGTTCGTATTTGTTGATTAGTTTTTACTTTCTGGATAACTCCAATGTCGTTGCGGGTAATAAAGCCTTTATCGTCAACCGAGTAGGGGATCTTGGCTTTTTAATCGGTTTGGCGATTCTCTTTTTTTACTGTGGCGAGGCTGGATTTGATTACGCGAGCATTGCGGACAAAGTAGCCACCATGCCGGTGTGGTTGCTTCAAGTCGTAGGTATTGCCCTTTTTATCGGTGCCATGGGCAAGTCTGCTCAAATTCCACTCTACGTCTGGTTGCCTGATGCGATGGCAGGTCCAACCCCTGTTTCGGCACTGATTCATGCGGCAACAATGGTTACAGCGGGTGTTTACATGGTAGCGCGCTTCTCCTTTTTGTATGAATTAATCCCTCATGTCGGACTTTTTATCGCGTATATTGGTGCCTTTAGTGCCCTGTTTGCCGCAGTCATTGCAACGAAGCAGAGCGATATTAAAAAAATACTGGCATATTCAACGATGTCGCAACTCGGCTATATGTTTATTGCCGTTGGGCTGGGTGCGTATAGCAGTGCACTTTTCCATGTCTTTACCCATGCTTTTTTCAAAGCACTTCTCTTTATGGGGGCGGGCGCTGTCATTATTGCACTACATCATGAGCAAAATATTTTCAAGATGGGTGGGATGAAGCGAGTCACACCAGTGGTTTATATCACGATGTTGATGGCAACATTAGCAATCAGTGGTATTCCGCCTTTTGCTGGATTTTTTAGTAAAGATGAGATTTTATTGACAGCTTTTGCGAGTGGGGAGTATCTTATTTGGGGCATTGCAGTGTGTAGCGCTGTTTTGACTGCTTACTACATGTTCCGACTCTTTTTTGTTGTTTTTGAGGGTAAAAATGCTTTACATGTAAACCATCCCCATGATGTCTCTTGGGTGATGAAAGCCCCTTTAGTTGTGTTAGCGTTTGGCTCACTTTTCGCTGGTTTTATGGGTTTACCTTCCCTTTTAGGTGGAAGCCATCTTATCGGGATGTGGTTGGGTGAATGGGGAAGTAGAGCTTTACATGTAAGCCATGAAACGGAGTGGATGCTGCTAGGCCTCAACATCGCTGTTTCCCTTTTGGGTATAGGTATCGCCTATAAAAAATTCCGTTTTTATGATCTTTCAAAACACAAAGAGGCGACGCAAGGGATTGTGTACAATAAATTTTATGTGGATGAACTTTACAATCTGCTCTTTGTTCGCTCCATCCAAAAATTGAGTGAATTTATTGCTGTTAACTTGGATGTCAATCTGGTTGATCGTTTCATTATGGGACTCAGTCATGGATTTATTAAATTGGGAAATGTAGTTGGTGTTGTTCAAAATGCGAATGTGCGTTTTTACGCACTGATCATGATGCTTGGCATTAGTGCGGCATCGTGCTATTTGATCTTTACATTAGGGTAG
- the nuoK gene encoding NADH-quinone oxidoreductase subunit NuoK: MIAHTLFAYIFVAMILFSIGLLGVISRKNIFVIYMSIELMLNAINLMFVALSHYHHDMGGQVMAMMVIAIAAAEAGVFLSLIVVLYRRKKSLDSDLFRTLSQKEVA, from the coding sequence ATGATCGCTCATACGCTTTTTGCATATATCTTTGTTGCCATGATCCTTTTTTCCATCGGTCTTTTAGGTGTCATTAGCCGCAAAAATATCTTTGTGATATACATGTCAATCGAACTGATGCTTAATGCAATTAACCTGATGTTTGTCGCTCTGAGCCATTATCATCACGATATGGGTGGGCAAGTGATGGCAATGATGGTGATCGCCATTGCCGCCGCCGAAGCGGGAGTTTTTTTATCGCTGATTGTAGTGTTGTATCGTCGTAAAAAATCTCTGGATTCCGATCTGTTTAGAACCTTGTCGCAAAAGGAGGTCGCATGA
- a CDS encoding NADH-quinone oxidoreductase subunit J: MMDILFLLLSSFAILGAVGMVSFHQPVHSALSLILTIMALAGLFALLSASFLFMVQIIIYAGAILTLFIFIIMFLNVKEANLPKEPNKAMTLFLGSLALLPLNFLILRAFYKMPLHVNPVASDFGKIIPLGMELFTHWLLPFELISILLLVALIGAVVLGRKDEA, from the coding sequence ATGATGGATATTCTCTTTTTACTCCTAAGTTCCTTTGCTATTTTAGGTGCTGTGGGCATGGTGAGTTTTCATCAACCGGTGCACAGTGCGCTCAGTCTTATCTTAACTATTATGGCGTTAGCAGGACTCTTTGCGCTTCTGAGTGCTTCATTCCTTTTTATGGTACAAATTATCATCTATGCAGGAGCGATTCTCACACTTTTTATTTTCATCATTATGTTTTTAAATGTCAAAGAAGCCAATTTACCGAAAGAACCCAATAAAGCTATGACACTTTTTCTAGGTTCGCTTGCACTTTTACCGCTGAATTTTTTGATTTTGCGTGCTTTTTATAAAATGCCTTTACATGTAAACCCAGTTGCAAGTGATTTTGGCAAGATAATACCCCTTGGCATGGAGCTTTTTACCCACTGGCTCTTGCCGTTTGAATTGATCTCTATTTTGCTCCTCGTAGCACTGATTGGTGCGGTTGTTTTGGGTCGAAAGGACGAAGCATGA
- a CDS encoding complex I subunit 1/NuoH family protein, whose protein sequence is MSTLSISIVIINIILALLFSLGAAPILVWIERRVAGLIQDRLGPNRCHINGIRLGGLIQSFADMLKLVFKEDFQAKAIKERFFFSLAPVIVFSSAFLSFMVMPFADDLVINGERFIMQGLPIDLGILWFLAFAGLSVYGIMLGGWSSRNKYSLLGAMRAGAQVISYEAAMGLSVVSLLITYGSVHLGDIVAYQGELLFGFIPAWGIFVQPLAALIFIVTAFAEANRTPFDLAEGESEIVGGYHTEYSAMRFGLFFVGEYVAMSASSALIVTLFLGGYHLPYLNTQTLQSFMPWILMFVILALPVASFYTMRWIQKHNRWHKAGDVRNRESAFLQKGLIGINVLFIAGLGALLLLGLTQTSTNVATAVIQIATFALKLLLMNFVFVWVRWTLPRFRYDQLQTLGWKVLMPLAIFNIIVTATIVVIKGL, encoded by the coding sequence ATGAGTACCTTGAGCATCTCTATTGTCATCATCAATATTATCTTAGCGCTGCTTTTCTCTTTGGGGGCTGCTCCTATTTTGGTCTGGATTGAGCGTCGTGTTGCGGGGTTGATCCAAGATAGGTTGGGACCTAACCGCTGTCATATCAATGGTATTCGCTTGGGCGGACTTATACAGTCGTTTGCCGACATGCTCAAACTTGTTTTTAAAGAAGATTTTCAAGCTAAAGCCATCAAGGAGCGTTTTTTCTTTTCACTTGCTCCTGTGATCGTTTTTTCTTCTGCCTTTTTAAGTTTTATGGTCATGCCATTTGCAGATGACCTCGTCATTAACGGTGAGCGTTTCATTATGCAGGGTTTACCGATAGACTTGGGCATACTGTGGTTTTTAGCGTTTGCGGGGCTGAGTGTTTATGGCATTATGTTAGGCGGCTGGTCTAGTCGCAATAAATATTCCCTGTTGGGCGCGATGCGCGCAGGTGCACAGGTCATCAGCTATGAAGCAGCGATGGGACTTTCGGTAGTTTCACTGCTCATTACTTATGGTTCAGTTCATTTAGGGGACATCGTTGCATACCAAGGTGAGCTTCTTTTTGGATTTATCCCTGCATGGGGCATCTTTGTTCAGCCTCTTGCAGCGCTTATTTTTATTGTCACCGCGTTTGCGGAAGCCAATCGTACACCCTTTGATCTTGCAGAAGGTGAGAGTGAGATTGTCGGAGGGTATCACACCGAATACAGCGCGATGCGATTTGGACTCTTTTTTGTGGGTGAATATGTCGCAATGAGCGCCTCTTCTGCGTTGATCGTGACACTCTTTTTAGGCGGTTATCATCTGCCGTATCTCAATACGCAAACACTTCAATCGTTTATGCCTTGGATTTTAATGTTCGTCATCCTTGCGCTTCCTGTAGCAAGTTTTTATACGATGCGTTGGATTCAAAAACACAACCGTTGGCATAAAGCGGGGGATGTGCGAAACCGCGAGAGTGCTTTTTTACAAAAAGGGCTTATAGGAATTAATGTGCTCTTCATCGCAGGGCTTGGAGCATTACTTTTGTTAGGACTCACTCAAACCTCGACCAATGTTGCAACAGCGGTTATCCAAATTGCCACATTTGCTCTGAAACTTCTTTTGATGAACTTTGTTTTTGTCTGGGTACGTTGGACGCTTCCTCGTTTTCGTTACGATCAGTTGCAAACACTCGGATGGAAAGTGCTGATGCCTTTGGCGATTTTTAATATCATTGTAACAGCAACTATTGTTGTGATAAAGGGGCTGTAA
- a CDS encoding complex I subunit 4 family protein → MSIGILSIIIFLPMLTALILMVVPLHSRATRNVAFGVSLCIFALALYVYTHFDLTGALQFKESYVWIKSYGITYSVGIDGFSLIILMLIATLIPSAYLLLWNNSRSKSYWINMLFIQAGVSGTLFSLDLFLFYFFWEAMLLPVFMIIGLFGSGNRVFSTLKITIYTIMGSLFMFVSILYLGVAHYYEFGVWSFALSDLVNISTLAREQKILLFFGFMLAFAIKIPLFPFHSWLLQTYSNSPTGGVFLLSSIMAKLGVYALVRFMMPLFPDLFVEFSIYFVALGIFGLVYFGIAAISQLNIKKMFAYSSASHLGLITAGVFALNIQGMMGSAFLIVAHAIATGGLFLLVGVMERHLGIRSLNGLGGIATKAPWFTLFFAIMLFCTVGIPGTNGFVAELLIVLGIFHYNPYLGMLSALTVLVAASYMFWVFQKAVLVKSDNDVSNMKDLRLHEILGLAPLAVLILAMGVYPDLFFI, encoded by the coding sequence ATGAGCATAGGAATTCTTTCAATTATTATTTTTTTACCAATGCTAACTGCTTTGATATTGATGGTAGTGCCTTTGCATTCTCGCGCTACACGCAATGTTGCTTTTGGCGTATCGCTCTGCATTTTTGCATTGGCACTCTATGTGTATACTCATTTTGACCTGACCGGAGCACTTCAGTTTAAAGAGAGTTATGTCTGGATTAAAAGTTATGGTATTACGTACAGTGTAGGTATAGATGGTTTTTCACTGATTATTTTGATGCTGATTGCAACACTGATTCCCAGTGCGTATCTTCTTTTGTGGAATAATTCTCGCTCCAAAAGTTACTGGATTAACATGCTTTTCATCCAAGCGGGTGTGAGTGGAACACTCTTCTCGCTCGATCTATTTTTATTCTACTTTTTTTGGGAAGCGATGTTATTGCCAGTGTTTATGATTATCGGACTGTTTGGCTCGGGCAATCGCGTCTTTTCAACGCTGAAAATCACGATTTACACCATTATGGGTTCACTTTTTATGTTTGTGAGCATTCTCTATTTGGGTGTGGCGCATTACTATGAATTTGGAGTATGGAGTTTCGCTCTCTCTGATTTAGTCAATATCAGCACCCTCGCACGTGAGCAAAAAATACTTCTCTTTTTTGGCTTTATGCTTGCTTTTGCGATTAAAATTCCGCTTTTTCCTTTTCATTCATGGTTATTGCAAACCTATTCAAATTCGCCAACCGGTGGTGTCTTTTTGCTCTCTTCCATCATGGCAAAATTAGGCGTGTATGCGCTGGTACGCTTTATGATGCCACTTTTCCCTGATTTATTTGTTGAATTTTCCATCTATTTTGTAGCCCTTGGCATTTTTGGATTGGTCTATTTTGGTATCGCCGCAATCAGTCAGCTCAATATCAAAAAGATGTTTGCTTACTCGTCAGCTTCGCACTTAGGGTTGATTACCGCGGGAGTGTTTGCGCTCAATATTCAAGGTATGATGGGAAGTGCCTTTTTGATCGTAGCCCACGCCATTGCAACCGGTGGACTTTTCTTGCTTGTCGGTGTGATGGAGCGACATTTGGGCATTCGCTCCTTAAATGGGTTGGGTGGCATTGCGACCAAAGCCCCTTGGTTTACACTCTTTTTTGCGATTATGCTCTTTTGTACAGTGGGAATTCCAGGAACAAATGGCTTTGTCGCCGAGCTTTTGATCGTGCTGGGTATTTTTCATTACAATCCTTATTTAGGTATGCTCTCGGCTCTTACCGTTTTAGTTGCAGCAAGTTATATGTTTTGGGTGTTTCAAAAGGCCGTTTTGGTTAAAAGTGATAACGATGTCTCCAATATGAAAGATTTAAGACTTCATGAAATTCTAGGACTGGCGCCTTTAGCGGTACTGATTCTTGCGATGGGCGTTTACCCCGATCTCTTTTTTATATAA
- a CDS encoding 2Fe-2S iron-sulfur cluster-binding protein, translating to MAHITVDGTVLEVKEGTLLIEELLANKINIPHFCYHPALGKDGNCRMCMVEIEGQKRPQIACDTPIKDGMIIRTKGASIDRVKRSILELELINHPIDCPICDQAGECSLQNYYMDVGLYESRLSTPKTRGEKHVDLGANVVLDQERCVLCTRCVRFTKNITKTNELGVLSRADHSVITTFPGSKLSNPYAMNVVDLCPVGALTSKDFRFHKRVWFLHSEEAICNHCARGCSIFVDHHKEKYKDEMVYRYRPRLNEKINGYFICDEGRLSYTKENENADFNPLIRGMVSEYEYAEGKLLRLLKRYLGKMVFVISSNLSLEEMVRVQKLSKLYDGTLCAYEETRFDTHFGDDFLKCNDRSANARALPLLGINDSKVALQNALVAAELVVMVGRSDAQLLKSMEYTKSVVVLCSACEFTCKEVELVLPIASHTKREGSFINVDGYVQYSASAIKNEHGHKSLLAILAPILGDTLFTCKEVWEAELFFYEVLRELSFDSLKHTPKITL from the coding sequence ATGGCGCATATTACGGTAGATGGAACGGTATTAGAGGTTAAAGAGGGTACTTTGTTGATTGAAGAACTGCTCGCAAACAAGATTAATATTCCCCATTTTTGTTACCATCCAGCTCTTGGAAAAGATGGTAATTGCCGTATGTGTATGGTCGAAATTGAAGGACAAAAACGTCCGCAAATCGCATGTGATACTCCTATTAAAGATGGCATGATTATTCGCACAAAAGGTGCTTCTATTGATCGCGTTAAACGCTCTATTTTAGAGCTTGAGCTTATCAATCATCCCATTGACTGCCCTATCTGCGACCAAGCAGGTGAATGCTCTTTACAAAATTACTATATGGACGTGGGGCTTTATGAGAGTCGTTTAAGCACCCCTAAAACGAGGGGAGAAAAGCATGTTGATTTAGGCGCTAATGTTGTGCTTGATCAAGAGCGCTGTGTGCTCTGTACACGGTGTGTTCGTTTCACTAAAAATATTACAAAAACCAATGAATTAGGTGTCCTTTCGCGTGCCGACCACTCCGTTATCACCACGTTTCCAGGCTCTAAACTTTCCAATCCGTATGCAATGAATGTGGTCGATCTCTGCCCTGTGGGTGCACTTACGAGCAAAGACTTTCGTTTCCATAAACGAGTTTGGTTTTTACACAGTGAAGAGGCGATTTGCAACCACTGTGCCAGAGGGTGTTCCATTTTTGTGGATCATCACAAAGAGAAGTACAAAGACGAGATGGTTTACCGCTATCGCCCCCGCTTAAATGAGAAGATCAATGGCTATTTTATCTGTGATGAGGGGAGACTGAGCTATACCAAAGAAAATGAAAACGCTGACTTTAATCCTTTGATTCGTGGTATGGTAAGTGAATATGAATATGCAGAAGGGAAACTGTTACGTCTGCTCAAACGTTATCTTGGTAAGATGGTTTTTGTGATCTCTTCCAATCTTTCTTTAGAAGAGATGGTCAGGGTACAAAAGCTTTCCAAGCTTTATGATGGTACGCTTTGTGCCTATGAAGAGACCCGTTTTGATACTCATTTTGGCGATGATTTCTTAAAATGCAATGACCGCTCTGCAAATGCCAGAGCATTGCCTCTTCTTGGAATTAATGATTCCAAAGTGGCACTGCAAAATGCGTTGGTTGCAGCAGAGCTTGTTGTAATGGTAGGACGTAGCGATGCACAACTCCTCAAATCCATGGAATATACCAAGAGTGTTGTTGTTTTGTGCTCTGCATGTGAGTTTACATGTAAAGAGGTTGAGCTTGTTTTACCGATTGCTTCACATACCAAAAGAGAGGGTAGTTTCATCAATGTGGATGGCTATGTTCAGTACAGTGCTTCAGCTATTAAAAATGAGCACGGGCATAAGTCCCTGCTTGCTATTTTAGCACCTATTCTGGGGGATACACTCTTTACATGTAAAGAGGTTTGGGAAGCAGAATTGTTCTTTTATGAGGTGCTTCGTGAACTCTCTTTTGACTCCTTAAAACATACACCAAAGATAACGTTATGA